A window of Cryomorphaceae bacterium genomic DNA:
CATGCTGTAGGGTCTGCGTAAGCAATTATATCCTCAGGACATTCAATAGTAGGAGGCACGGTTTCTACCACAGTAATGGTGAAACTGCAGGTAGCGGTATTGCCGGAGGCATCTTCAGCTTCAATCACAATGGTGTGCTCACCGGCTGGAACTGTGGTTCCGGGAGCCGGACCTGAAATAAGTTCTACAGTTACCCCCGGGCAATTGTCTTCGGCAGTTGGGAACTCGTAATTGAGGTCCGTGGTGCAGTCGCCTTCGGGTAGAATGATGGTTTCATCACCCGGACAGTCCGCAAAAGTGGGGTCTTCGGTGTCATTCACGATAATGTTGAAATCGCAGAAATTCTGATTGCCTGCCTGATCCGTGAATGACCACACAACAGTTGTGGAACCTACCGGGAATGTAGAGCCCGGTGCAGGGCCTGAAACCTGCTCTACAATGATGTCGTTGTTGTCGCAGTTATCAGTGGCAGTTGGTGCGGGGTAATCTACAACTGCAGAGCAGAGGCCTGGGTCGTTGTCGGTTACGATGTCTCCACAATTCGGTTGTGGGGGTTCAACGTCGTTTACTGTGACGTTAAATGTACAAGTGGCTGTATTTCCGGCAGCGTCTTCAATTTGATACACTACGCCTGTTGTTCCCACCGGGAAGAATCCGCCAGGGCCGATGTCTGTTAGAAGGGATATGGTGAAATCATCACAGTTGTCCGATCCAGTTGGCATGGGAAAGTTCACATTGGCACCACATTCGCCGGGGTCGTTATCTGCAACGATGTCGTCGGGGCAGGTGATTTCAGGGGCGATGTCATCAACCACAGTCACGGTAAAGCCGCACTGGGCAGTGTTGCCACTGGCATCCATAACCTCAAAGGCAACAGTGGTAGTTCCAACCGGGAAAAATGAGCCGGGAGGCAAGCCATCAATAATTGTTGTGATTGCTCCGGGGCAATTGTCGGTTCCGAATGGCGGATCGTACATCACAACAGCCCCACATTCATCCGGGTCAACACTTACAACGATGTTTTCCGGGCAAACTATTTCGGGTGGAATGATTTCCAATACGGTTATATTGAATGAACAAGTGGCTGTATTTCCGGCTGCGTCGGTTACCTGAAATTCCTGTACTGTGGTGCCGGTAGGGAAGATATCTCCGGATGCCAAACCTTCAGTTTGAAATACAGGTCCTACGCCCGGGCAGTTGTCGGTGGCTACGGGAAGGTCAAAAACGACGTTGGTAAAGCATTCTCCTTCTTCAAGTTCAATGACAATATCTTCAGGGCATTCGAGTGCCGGTGGCTCAACATCTTCCACGATGATATCGAATGCGCAGATAATTTCATTGCCGCTACCATCAATAATTTGGTATTCGATGGTAGTGTTTCCCAGCGGAAACTCCGACCCCGAAGGCAAACCTCCTATTTGCTCAATACTGGCAACAGGACATTCGCTTTCAATTTGAGGCTCTTCGAACTCTACTACGGCCGAACAGAAGCCTTCATCTGTTCCAACGGTTATATCTTCCGGACAGACTACCACCGGTGGCACGGTGTCAACCACTATAATGGAAAAAGAGCAACTATCGCTGTTTCCAAGGGTGTCGGTTACCAACCAGGTTTCAATGGTGGTTCCGATGGGGAAAGAGGAGCCTGAGCCAAGACCGGCTATCTGAACAATTTCTACGGTGCTGCATTCGCTGCTTCCCACAGGCGGGTCGTAATTTACAACGGCTTCGCAGGTCGCTGGGTCGGCATTGACTGTTATGTCATCCGGGCAATCAATCATCAGGTTGCCATTGGCAATAACGTTGATGGTGTCAGAGTCAATCTCACAGTCGCCATTGAATATGGTGTACACAAATTGGTTGAGACCATTGCTCAGGTTGGTTACCTCAGTTGTGGCGCTGTCGGGGAATTGAATGACTCCGTTTCCGGTAAGCACGGACCATTGACCAACGCCAAAGCCCGGGGTGGTTGCTGAAATGGTGGTGAAATTTTCACAGATGTTTTGATCGGGTCCTGTTTCTGCTTTTTGGGGAGGGTCACCTTCAGTGATAATCAAGGTGTATTCGCCGTCGTTAAAATTAAAAAAGCCTTCTACGGTGATGTAGTAGGTTCCGGCGGGCAGATACGCGCTAACTTCGGATTGTGCACCGCAAATATCATCATTCTCAACGATCAACCCGCTGCAGCAGTCTGTGCTAAGATATATCCATGTATCCCAAAAAGTAGAGTCGCAGGTGGAGAAGGTGTAAAAACCATCACAAAGAACAATTACCTCGATGGTCTGGTCGTCAGATGGTCGGAAGTTACAGTCGTTTCCGGCGCCGTTGGTGTTCCCTGTAATGGTTACCGGTGCAAACACCGTAAAATCAGGATTACATCCCGGAGCGTCTGCTGAGATGTTGCTCGACCAGGTTCCTGAAAATTCATTGAGACAATTGGTGTTGATTTCTTCTATGTTCACCGAGGCACTGCTAGGGTCGCCATCCACAGTAAGGGTAAAACTGAAACACGGACCGAACTCGCCATCGTCAGTAACCCAGAATTGACCGGGAAGACCGTCGAAAGAGTAAGTAATGGTACCGCCCGCAATATTGGCAATGGCGGCTCCGCCTGTGTATGGGTTAATGATTTCAGGAGCTGAGGTTTCCAGGATGTTCAGGCCGCCACTCATAAAAATGACTGGGCCGTTTTCCGATCCTCGTTCACCTACACACATCAGCACATCAAAGCTGAAAGTGCCGTCTCCGTTGTCAACCAGATTGTTCGCAGTGACGCTCGGTGAAAAGTCACATGCGAGCACAGGTACTGTGAATCCGAGCAGCAACAGCAACCCGAGAGAAACTTTAGTAATGGTTCGCTTCATGGCAAATGGTCGTTCGATTTTGCGAGCCAAATATATCGTTTATACCCGAATGACTACAATTGGTAGGTGCTTTTTTTTCGTTGGTCGTATCGGGTTGATTGGCTGTATCCAACATGTTAAAAAGCGCCAATTTGGTTCGACTGCGAATTGTTCAGCTTGACTTGAGTCGCCCAAAAGTCTTCGGGTTTTTCGGGTGCAGGTATCATCTCTCAGGGCGAATGTCCTCACCACATCGAAAACAAAAGGCAGCGTCCTTTTTATGCCCGGTTGTTTTGCATGCAGGGCATACAAAAAGCCGCAAATCAGAAACGTCTATATCCTTAGCCTTGAGTTTTCGTCTGGTTACTTCAGACGACACAATCCCTGTGGGCACAGCTATGATTCCGTAACCCAGTATCATCACAATCACGGCAAGTGTTTGCCCTAAGGGTGTGATAGGGGTAATGTCGCCATAACCAACCGTGGTTAACGTAACAATGGCCCAGTAGATACTTCGTGGTATGCTGTTAAAGCCTGAGGCAGCACCTTCAACCAAGTACATGATGGTGCCAAAAATGGATACGATACTCAACACCGCAAAGATGAAAACCAGAATTTTCACTCCGCTTCCTCTTAACGCAAATATCATCTCCCTGCTCTCGCGGGTAAACCGGTCCAGCTTGAGTATCCTGAAAACACGCAACAAGCGCATAACCCGGATAATCATCAGACTCCGGGCGAATGGGAAAACCAAACTGATAAAAGTGGGCAGAATGGCGAGTAAATCGATTACTCCGTAAAAGCTCCTGATGTATCGCAGTTTGTCATTGGCGCAGTATATCCGCAAAGCATATTCTGCCGAGAAAAGCACGGTGATAATCCACTCAAGAACCAGAAACAAGGTTTCGTTTCCTTCGCGAATAAAGTCAACACTCTCAAGAATAACGAGGAGAACGCTGAAGAGTATGACCCAAAGCAAAATCACGTCGAATCGCTTGCCAGCCGGGGTGTCCGACCTGAAAATGATTATGTACAAGCGCTCCTTGTCGAAGAAGCTTGCAGGGGTCACGGGTTGGTTGTTCATCGATACAAATGTAGCAGACAAATGATAAGCTCCTTATCTTGTATCTATGCCTTTTTAAAACCACCGCCCGTAATACCTTTGTCCCATGCAGCTTCAACACGCCATAGATTACCAACCGGGGCAGGGGCCTCAAAACGCACAGGCCGCGCTTAAATTACTCGAAAGCGGAGCCAGTATTCCTTTTATCGCCCGCTACCGAAAGGATGAATGCGGAGGGCTTGATGAGGTTCAACTGCAACAACTCGAAAAATGGAAGCAAGGCTTTGATGCTCTTCAAAATCGCAGACAGGCAATGCTCAAAAGTTTGGAAGAGCGTAATTTGATAACGGAAAAACTTAGAGAAGAGCTGTTGGCTGCCAATACTTTAACAGCCCTCGAAGACCTTTATCTTCCCTTCAAGTCACAGCGTGTAACACGGGCAGATCAGGCGCGAAAAGCCGGCCTTGAGCCCCTGGCCAAAATGATGATGGCCGGGCAGGACGGCAATCCTGAAGACATGGCCCGACGTTTCGTGAAGGGACCAGTTAAAAATACGGAAGATGCCATTTCAGGAGCAATGGATATTGTAGCGTCGTGGGTGAATGAACACCTTGCGCTCAGAAACAAACTGCGGCGTGTGTTTCAGAACGAGGCTTTGGTAAAGGCAGAAGTTATGAAGGGCAAGGAAGAAGAAGCCGAGGTTTATCGCGACTATTTTAACTTCGAAGAACCGGCCCGAAAAATAAAGGCTCACCGCATACTGGCCGTGTTCCGCGGCGAAAACGAAGGCCTGTTAAAGCTTTCAATTGCACCCGACAGATCGCGCTGTTTGTCGCTTATTGAATCACAGTTTGTGCGTGGTGAAGGCGCAGGTGCACAACACATAAAAAAGGCCTGTGCCGATGCCTACTCACGACTCTTGCGGCCGTCGCTGCAAAACGACCTTAAGCAGGAACTTCGCGAAAGGGCAGAGGAAGAGGCCACCCGGATTTTTGTGAACAATTTGCGCCAACTTCTGATGGCTCCTCCACTGGGAGCCAAAAGGGTGATAGCCATTGACCCGGGATTTAAATCGGGTTGTAAAGTGGTGTGTCTGGATGAACAAGGACAATTGCTGGCGCATGATACCATCTATCCTCATCCACCACAGCGAAAAACCAATGCTGCCCGCAATGCCCTTCAAACCCTGGTGCGGGCGCACAACATAGAGGTTGTCGCCATCGGAAATGGAACGGCGGGTCGCGAAACAGAAATGTTTATAAAAGGCACGCCGTTTAAATCAGACCTCGATGTGTACATGGTAAACGAAGATGGGGCATCCGTTTATTCAGCATCATCGGTGGGTAGGGCAGAGTTCCCAAAGCATGATGTTACTGTGCGGGGAGCCGTATCCATTGGACGCCGGCTGATGGACCCATTGGCTGAGCTTGTGAAGATTGATCCGCAGTCGCTTGGAGTAGGGCAGTATCAGCACGATGTGGAAAAGAACCGTTTAAAACGCGCCTTGCAGCAGTGTGTGGAATCTGTTGTAAATGAGGTAGGAGTGGATATCAATACGGCAAGTCCGTATTTGCTGGCTTACGTAAGTGGATTGGGAAGTTCAACCGCTCAGTCCATCGTTGATTACCGCAGTGGGAACGGACCCTTCAAAAACCGAAAAGAACTGCTCTCAGTGCCCGGACTTGGAGCTAAAACCCATGAGCTTTGTGCAGGGTTTTTACGCATTCAGGATGGAGATGAGCCACTGGATAACACCGCGGTACACCCCGAATCGTATGCCCTGGTGAAGGCCATAGCCAAGAATCTCGGCGTAGATCACTCAAACCTGATTCGAAATACGGAACTCATTCAAAAAGTTGATCGCGATAAATGGCTTAAAAAGGGGGTGGGAAGTTTTACGCTCAATGATGTACTGGCCGAGCTGGAAAAACCCTCTCGCGACCCGCGCCGCAGGGCCTATATGGTTGAGTTTGACAAACGCATCAGCAGCCCATCCGATTTGGTAGAAGGGAGCGAAATGTGGGGCGTTGTGACCAATATTACCAGTTTTGGAGCCTTTGTGGATGTGGGTGTTAAGCAAGATGGTTTGGTGCACATATCCGAACTGGCAGACCGTTTTATCTCCGACCCCTTTCAAGTGGTTCAAATCAACCAACCGGTTCGGGTGAAGGTGCTTTCTGTGGATGTGCCAAGAAAGCGTATTGCACTCAGCATGAAACAGGCTACCCTACGCACTCGCGATAATCAGGGTTGAACGGCTTTAACTCTCGGGTTCATAACGCGGAACCAGGCGGGAGGCAGAAGCGTGAGCAACATCATACCCGGATAGCCGGTGGGCATCTGCGGACTGTCGTCGTGGTGCATGAGAATCTGGTATTTCCGGCTGGCCTTGTAGTGATGGTCTGAGTGGCGCGAAAGCTCAAAGAGAATAAGCCGCCCCAGCATGTGGTCGCTGTTCCACGAATGTTTGGGAAGCACACGCTCGTACCTACCCGGTGCAACTTCCTTGCGGAGTAATCCGTAATGCTCAATGTAGTTGATGATTGCCAGCAGCAAAATACCCATCAGCGCGGCGGCGGCAAAGGCACCGAGAGCCTTCCAACCAAAAACGACGGCAATCACCACGAGAAGAATTGCCTGCAAAGATTGAAACCACAACATGTCATTCTTAGCCGAGAAGAATGAATCTCCTCTTTTGCGCAGTTCATCAAGTTGAATACGCCACGCGTGAACATAACCGGAGACTACCGTGCGCCACCAGAATGCGTAAATACTTTCGTTGAACCATGCGGTTTCCGGATCAATAGGGGTGGAGACATAACGGTGATGGCCCCGGTTGTGCTGCACGTAGAAATGCGCATTGAGTGAGGTCATCAGCAGCAGATTCGCCACAATGCGGTGGGCGCGCTCCTTGCGGTGACCCAGTTCGTGGGCCACGTTGATTCCAAAAGCGCCACAAAAAGTTCCCATGGCCAGAATGGCGCCAATCAGCTCGAAGGTCTGCAATGGCTCAAACGCAACGAGAAAAAGAAACCTTATCAACAGCAAAAAGTGAAAGGGAACGATGAGGTAAATCATCACATCAAAAAGCCAGTGGTCTTTGAAACGCTCCTCTTCTTCGTCGCTGATGTTTTCCGGGTCGGGCGGAAAGAGCAGTTCCATCGCAGGGATCACTCCAAATGCCAGAATGACTGTGCTGTAAAGCCACCAACCCTTCCATTCAAAAGACAGGAAGGCGACCAGCGGAAAAATCAACACTGTGAGGTAACGAAAAGCGCGTGTAACCATGTTCGATGCTATTACAGGCTAAAGTTACGCAATCGTTCCTGTGTCAGCAAGGCAGTAAAATGTGACAGGGAGAACTTACTCGTCAAATCCTGCCGGTGGATCAGGTATCGGACGCCAGTGAGTGATATCCTCAAAGTAGTGGTTGGATTGACCTTCGCCCACCCAGAAATGCCGTGCTGTATTTTTTTGCAGGGCCTTTTCTTCGGACAGAAAATCTTTCTGAAATTTCATGACGATGACCCGAATACGAAGCTTGTCTCCGGTTTTTCCGGGCAGGTACACCTCGTTGTTCGGAATAAACACCAATACCCTCTCACCATCGGACGGCAGGGCTTCTTTAACCGATATCCATTCTGAACCCATAACCTTTTGCTTAACTCCTTATTAGTGTTTCACAAGCTTCAGTACTCGGTTACCTGATTGCCCCGATACGCGAACAAAGTAAAGTCCGTGTGATAAACCGTTAAGATCGATTTGCGATTCGCCGGTGGTTCCGTGTACCTGCCATTGCATGATAGCCCTTCCGGTTCCATCCAGTAAGCTTACATTGAGTAGCTGTTCTACCGAAGCCCAGCGCAGCGTAGCCTCGTTGCGCGCCGGATTGGGAAATAGTACCAAATCAGACATCCAAAGTTCTTCCACAGCAAGTGGGTCTGATTCGGAATATATCGAAATATTGTTGATGTACAGGTTGTTGCCCCGTCTGTTTTCGGTCTGAAAGATGGGAATCACATATTCTCCACTCGCCACATCACTCAGGTCAATGACTTCTCTGCGCCATTGCTCTTCAATAGTCGGCACAAAATAGGGGGTGCTCACATCCCAGGTGCTCAGGGCTTCACCGCCCTTTTTGTACACTAGTACCGGCTCCGTTTCGTTGCATTCACTGGCTACATACACCCTGAGGGTATCGTAGGCCAGGGGTGGCGAATTTCGGAGCTGGTATGCAAGGTCAAAGGCCAGGAACAGGTTTTGAGTGCCAGCAGGAACAGCCACTTTGGGTCCCACAAAATCATCGAGCTGACTGGCACGCGGGGCGTATTCCGA
This region includes:
- a CDS encoding HYR domain-containing protein — encoded protein: MKRTITKVSLGLLLLLGFTVPVLACDFSPSVTANNLVDNGDGTFSFDVLMCVGERGSENGPVIFMSGGLNILETSAPEIINPYTGGAAIANIAGGTITYSFDGLPGQFWVTDDGEFGPCFSFTLTVDGDPSSASVNIEEINTNCLNEFSGTWSSNISADAPGCNPDFTVFAPVTITGNTNGAGNDCNFRPSDDQTIEVIVLCDGFYTFSTCDSTFWDTWIYLSTDCCSGLIVENDDICGAQSEVSAYLPAGTYYITVEGFFNFNDGEYTLIITEGDPPQKAETGPDQNICENFTTISATTPGFGVGQWSVLTGNGVIQFPDSATTEVTNLSNGLNQFVYTIFNGDCEIDSDTINVIANGNLMIDCPDDITVNADPATCEAVVNYDPPVGSSECSTVEIVQIAGLGSGSSFPIGTTIETWLVTDTLGNSDSCSFSIIVVDTVPPVVVCPEDITVGTDEGFCSAVVEFEEPQIESECPVASIEQIGGLPSGSEFPLGNTTIEYQIIDGSGNEIICAFDIIVEDVEPPALECPEDIVIELEEGECFTNVVFDLPVATDNCPGVGPVFQTEGLASGDIFPTGTTVQEFQVTDAAGNTATCSFNITVLEIIPPEIVCPENIVVSVDPDECGAVVMYDPPFGTDNCPGAITTIIDGLPPGSFFPVGTTTVAFEVMDASGNTAQCGFTVTVVDDIAPEITCPDDIVADNDPGECGANVNFPMPTGSDNCDDFTISLLTDIGPGGFFPVGTTGVVYQIEDAAGNTATCTFNVTVNDVEPPQPNCGDIVTDNDPGLCSAVVDYPAPTATDNCDNNDIIVEQVSGPAPGSTFPVGSTTVVWSFTDQAGNQNFCDFNIIVNDTEDPTFADCPGDETIILPEGDCTTDLNYEFPTAEDNCPGVTVELISGPAPGTTVPAGEHTIVIEAEDASGNTATCSFTITVVETVPPTIECPEDIIAYADPTACGTNVDYEAPVGEDNCPGAVTTLTSGVGPGGFFPVGTNTETWTVTDLSGNTAECSFTITVLDTIAPVVECPNDIVVDANNEDCTAIVNYPEPTATDNCDDNLTIELISGPASGSEFVVGVTTIVYQVTDESGNVTICEFTVTVIGESDPSITCPGDIVVSNDADTCGAFVDYPLPVAEDACGGDVTLELNAGLEPGAFFPLGTTTITYTAINTLGNTATCSFVITVVDEEDPVITCPENITITATEDECEFEVNYDLPTATDNCEVVEINLIEGEPSGSTFDIGVHTITYEAVDASGNTATCSFTITIIDEIDPTISDCPSDITLSNDEGVCGAVVNYEPPVGDDNCDFTLSLTSGFESGATFPVGSTTVTWTVTDNSGNTASCSFVVTVTDEEAPVIACPGNIETCEPEVDWDISATDNCEVTSLTQTEGPGPGATFPIGTTTVTYEAVDASGNVSTCTFTVTVEEDPDAADAGPDQLLCDGNETTLEANNPGEGVGFWEIVSGSADISDPSDPNATVSNIEPGELVLSWTVIGGDICPSTTDFVTIIVESEGGVNAGPNVTIGPGESADLEATGTPEGGTYEWSPATGLSCTDCPNPVASPTVTTTYTVTYTSENGCRYEDQVTVTVFFEIPSGFTPDNDGTNDVWNIPGVTPITEVMIYNRWGNKIFESVGYNDPWDGTYNNQPLPVAAYYYVIDFKDGSEPKVGTVTIIR
- a CDS encoding ion transporter, with amino-acid sequence MNNQPVTPASFFDKERLYIIIFRSDTPAGKRFDVILLWVILFSVLLVILESVDFIREGNETLFLVLEWIITVLFSAEYALRIYCANDKLRYIRSFYGVIDLLAILPTFISLVFPFARSLMIIRVMRLLRVFRILKLDRFTRESREMIFALRGSGVKILVFIFAVLSIVSIFGTIMYLVEGAASGFNSIPRSIYWAIVTLTTVGYGDITPITPLGQTLAVIVMILGYGIIAVPTGIVSSEVTRRKLKAKDIDVSDLRLFVCPACKTTGHKKDAAFCFRCGEDIRPER
- a CDS encoding RNA-binding transcriptional accessory protein — its product is MQLQHAIDYQPGQGPQNAQAALKLLESGASIPFIARYRKDECGGLDEVQLQQLEKWKQGFDALQNRRQAMLKSLEERNLITEKLREELLAANTLTALEDLYLPFKSQRVTRADQARKAGLEPLAKMMMAGQDGNPEDMARRFVKGPVKNTEDAISGAMDIVASWVNEHLALRNKLRRVFQNEALVKAEVMKGKEEEAEVYRDYFNFEEPARKIKAHRILAVFRGENEGLLKLSIAPDRSRCLSLIESQFVRGEGAGAQHIKKACADAYSRLLRPSLQNDLKQELRERAEEEATRIFVNNLRQLLMAPPLGAKRVIAIDPGFKSGCKVVCLDEQGQLLAHDTIYPHPPQRKTNAARNALQTLVRAHNIEVVAIGNGTAGRETEMFIKGTPFKSDLDVYMVNEDGASVYSASSVGRAEFPKHDVTVRGAVSIGRRLMDPLAELVKIDPQSLGVGQYQHDVEKNRLKRALQQCVESVVNEVGVDINTASPYLLAYVSGLGSSTAQSIVDYRSGNGPFKNRKELLSVPGLGAKTHELCAGFLRIQDGDEPLDNTAVHPESYALVKAIAKNLGVDHSNLIRNTELIQKVDRDKWLKKGVGSFTLNDVLAELEKPSRDPRRRAYMVEFDKRISSPSDLVEGSEMWGVVTNITSFGAFVDVGVKQDGLVHISELADRFISDPFQVVQINQPVRVKVLSVDVPRKRIALSMKQATLRTRDNQG
- a CDS encoding alkane 1-monooxygenase, producing the protein MVTRAFRYLTVLIFPLVAFLSFEWKGWWLYSTVILAFGVIPAMELLFPPDPENISDEEEERFKDHWLFDVMIYLIVPFHFLLLIRFLFLVAFEPLQTFELIGAILAMGTFCGAFGINVAHELGHRKERAHRIVANLLLMTSLNAHFYVQHNRGHHRYVSTPIDPETAWFNESIYAFWWRTVVSGYVHAWRIQLDELRKRGDSFFSAKNDMLWFQSLQAILLVVIAVVFGWKALGAFAAAALMGILLLAIINYIEHYGLLRKEVAPGRYERVLPKHSWNSDHMLGRLILFELSRHSDHHYKASRKYQILMHHDDSPQMPTGYPGMMLLTLLPPAWFRVMNPRVKAVQP
- a CDS encoding DUF551 domain-containing protein gives rise to the protein MGSEWISVKEALPSDGERVLVFIPNNEVYLPGKTGDKLRIRVIVMKFQKDFLSEEKALQKNTARHFWVGEGQSNHYFEDITHWRPIPDPPAGFDE